Proteins encoded together in one Coregonus clupeaformis isolate EN_2021a chromosome 30, ASM2061545v1, whole genome shotgun sequence window:
- the LOC121546223 gene encoding synaptophysin-like protein 1, translating to MMTGFRLNLAPLKEPLGLIKFVEWLTAIFAFGSCGGYSGRNIVSLFCSEGRNETLNATFSYPFRLNLVALVEGNTTLCNHSVPVTHLVGDSASSAQFFVGVAIICFLYSMVALLVYLGYMHVYKDSDFGPMFDFGLTAVIAFLWLVCSSAWAKGLQNVKDATGTVGITSTLALCKESDVACEVTDFANMRTLNVSVVFGYLNLIVWAGNTWFVYKETRWHSQKYTAQQGAGAGRGQQVPAAI from the exons ATGATGACAGGATTTCGACTGAACTTGGCGCCTCTCAAGGAACCGCTGGGATTAATCAAATTTGTAGAATGG CTGACAGCCATCTTTGCGTTTGGGAGCTGTGGGGGGTATTCTGGCAGGAATATCGTGTCACTCTTCTGCAGCGAAGGAAGGAACGAGACGCTGAATGCTACTTTTAGCTATCCCTTCAG GTTAAACCTGGTTGCTCTAGTGGAGGGCAACACCACTCTGTGTAACCACTCTGTGCCCGTCACCCACCTGGTGGGAGACTCCGCCTCCTCGGCCCAGTTCTTTGTGGGCGTGGCCATCATCTGCTTCCTGTACTCTATGGTGGCGTTGCTCGTCTACCTGGGCTACATGCACGTGTACAAGGACTCCGACTTCGGCCCCATGTTT gATTTTGGTCTGACGGCAGTGATTGCCTTCCTGTGGCTAGTGTGTTCCTCAGCATGGGCCAAAGGGCTGCAGAACGTGAAGGATGCCACCGGGACAGTGGGCATCACCTCCACACTGGCACTCTGCAAGGAGAGCGACGTGGCCTGCGAGGTCACTGACTTCGCCAACATGCGCACCCTCAATGTCTCTGTG gTGTTTGGGTACCTGAATCTGATCGTGTGGGCGGGCAACACCTGGTTTGTGTACAAGGAGACCCGCTGGCACTCTCAGAAGTACACTGCCCAGCAGGGGGCTGGGGCCGGGCGTGGACAACAAGTCCCTGCTGCTATCTAA